In the genome of Leptospira ryugenii, the window AAGTATCAACAAATGCACCAAACTTTACTTTGTTGTTGATCGCATTTTGTTTATCGACCAGAACCTTTTCTTCTTCCGCAAACAAGGGGATCCCTATCAAATAGGCAGAGAAAAAGAAAATGAAAAAATGCCTGATACGAAAAGTGCAAGCATTGCTTTTCATGATTCAGGCCGACAAATTGCCTTTATTTTTTTAAGAGTTCCTTCATTTCTTTTCGGAAGCTGAGTAAGTCTTCTGGAACAACAATGAGTTTCTTTCGGTAATTCTTTTTGTAATCTTTTTTGAACTTGGTGTGACAGGATTTACAAGTATCTTCCGGCTTACCTTGTGCAAGTTTGCTATCTATGATTTCCTTCCAATCAGCTTTGTCTGATTCAGGTGCCATATCAGGAACTTTTTCTAGAATTTTATTGAGATAATCTACATTTCCTTTTTTGTCATACAATTTTGTTGCAGGCTTTGTATAATCTTCCATAAAATCATGTAAGGTCATCTCCACCGTTTTACTTTTGTTTGTTTTTTGTGCGACTAAAGCCACTGAACAAAATAGTAAACTAAGTATCCCGATCAAACAAACATAACGTTGCATATTATTTCTCCTTTCTCTTGGATTTTTAATATCAAACATAGGACTGACTAAGCAAGTCCGATTTTCGAAGAACTCTATTTTCGATATTAATTTTCCCAAGTCCATTCCAATTTATTTTTCCCGTATACTCATCCTGATACTCACCAAGGGCCTCGATAAATGATAGTGGCAACCCCGCCATCTTTCGTGTCTCTGGGAAGTATACAAAGCCTTTTGCGCGCCTAGGAGTGAATGGAAATGAGATAAGAGATTGGTAATAAGCCCAGGCGTCCGTTTGGAAACTTTCCGAAGTTTTTAGTATTTGCACCCCTCTCTTTACATGTTTGATCTCATCTTCAAAGACCTGCACCATGATCTTGGCCGTCTTCTCATCACCATGCTGTAAGAACGCTTGAGCATAGATTTGCGAAAAATCTAAATTCGCGCCTTCGAAACTTAAGGACATGATGGCACTAAACTCTTCAATCGAATGCATGCGATCAGTTTGTTTCCAAAACAGATAGTTCAGAGGGATGTCTCCAAATGTGACTCCAAAATCATTCATCCGATCCAAATAGAGTTTTAGGTGAGTTTGTTCTTCTTCGATTGTGCGTAAAATTCCCAATTTAGTTTTATGTGAGATATTAGGAAACGCAAGTAAAGCCCAGGAAAAAAGCTCAATGGCCATTAGTTCATGGTTTGCAAAATGGTGCAAAGCCAAACCACGCTGTGAAAGTTGATTTAAATGTTCGATCCTAGGAATCTTTGATTTCTTCTTCGAAAACTGTAAATGACTTGGCCGACCTGGGCTTGTGATCCTCAGAGAGACTTGATTTTCATCCGAGAAAAGATCGGGCGGAACTGGCAATAGTTTATCTTCCAAGCTGGTGGACAATAACAAATGTTTAGCGTAGTCTGATATAAATTTCATCGAAAGAACAATTTAGGATGTCTAAATTCAGGATATTATCTGACCGAAGTGCGAAAAGAATTTTTCTAGATGGAAAAACTCAATTTTTACCAACAAGTTTATGAAATTGTAAAACAAATCCCATTTGGGAAGGTCACAAATTATGGGCACATAGCTTTGCTCTTAGGAAAACCGAGAGCAGCGAGGGCTGTAGGATATGCTTTGACTGCGCTCAAAAAAGACCAAGAACAACATGTTCCCTGGCAACGAGTCATTGCAAAAGACGGACGGATTCCTTTCCGAGGCGATTTGTTAAGAGCAAGTCTCCAAAAAAAAATCTTACTCTCTGAAGGTTTGGTTTTCGATGCCTCAGAAAAGATTGATTTAAACAAACAGGGTTGGTTTCCTGAATGAATATGACTGAGTCTCTTCCTATTGTATTAACAATTGCTGGTTCTGATTCTGGCGGTGGTGCAGGTGTCCAAGCTGACCTAAAAACCTTCTCCTCACTGGGTGCTTTTGGAACCACAGTATTCACTTGCCTTACTGCACAAAATCCTGATGGGGTTTCTGCAATCCATACCGTTTCTTTAGATTTCATAAAACAACAATTAGATGCAGTTTTTCAGTATTTCCCAGTGCTTGCCTGTAAAACCGGTATGCTCTTTTCTGAAGAAATTATATCCTTGGTTTCAGAATATATGCGCTCAAAGCCTGTCAAACTAGTCGTTGATCCAGTGATGGTGGCGACCAGTGGCGCGAAACTACTGCAAGACGATGCCATTCTAGCTCTCAAAGAAAAATGTATCCCCCTTGCCTCATTGATTACCCCCAATTTGGATGAGGCAAAATTATTGCTTGGAAAAGATATCCCTAGTTCTTCCGCCTTGGAAAGTGCAGCTAAGGAATTGTATGAGATCTACAAGGTACCAATTTTATTAAAAGGTGGACATTTAAAAGATAGCAAATCCGCAATTGATGTTCTCTTCGATGGTAAGGCTATCTATTCATACCAAAAACCATTTTTAGATTTGGTAAACACACATGGTACAGGTTGTACATATTCCTCAGCAATCACCACATTTTTGGCAAAAGGTGATTCATTACCAGAAGCGGTAGGTAATGCAAAGGAGTACTTACACAGGGCACTTGAGACATCTGTGACCACTGGCAAAACAAAACATCTATTTCATTTTGCTAAAGATTAGTACTCGATATTCAACTCTTTGATCTTCTTGTCTAATGTGTTTCGATTGATTCCCAAATACTTTGCAACTCGCGTTTTGGTATAACGAAACTTTTTCATTGCATACTGGATCAACCTGGACTCGACCTCGTTCACAACGATCTCCATGGCTCGACCGTCTAGATTGTCCAATTGGTTGGGTGTCAATTTGCCCGAAGTAAAATCTAGGGCATCTTGTTGGCTAACACCCTCACTAATCGGCATTTGGCTGACTTCAACCAATGGTTCCCCATTGACTTCCAAACTACTAACCAAATCAGAGAAGTCATCTTCTGATAAAAGTTCATCTTGGGACAATACAACAGCACGCTCAATTACGTTTTCCAACTCGCGAACATTCCCTGGCCAAGGATAGCGTAAAAGAATACGACTGGCTTCACGAGTAACACCTCTTATATTTTTATTATTATCCTTTGCATACTTTTCAACAAAGTGGTTGATGAGTAATGGGATGTCTTCCGTTCTTTCCCTGAGTGGCGGTGTATTGATTTTAACAACATTTAAACGATAAAAAAGATCTGCTCTAAACTTTTTCTCTGCTACCAATTGTTCAAGTTCCGCATTTGTTGCCGCGATGATGCGCACATCTACTTTTTTCGCTTTCGTAGATCCAATCGCTTCTATCTCCCGTTCTTGCAAAACACGAAGTAGCTTGGATTGCAAATTTAAATCCATCTCGCCGATTTCGTCTAAGAAGATAGTTCCAGTGTCCGCTAGCTCAAACTTTCCCTTTTTATCGCTCACAGCTCCCGTGAAAGATCCTTTTTTATGACCGAATAATTCACTTTCGAGAAGGTTTTCCGGAATAGCGGCACAATTGATTTTTATAAATGGGTTCTCGGCTCTTGTGCTGTTATAGTGGATCGCATTTGCAATCATTTCTTTCCCAGTTCCAGATTCTCCCGTGATCAAAACAGAAGCTCTCGAATCAGCTACCAATTGAATTTTTTCAAATAACTTCTCCATGATAGAGGCTTTTCCAATCAAAGAACCAAATTTATATTTATTTTTTAATTCTCTCTTTAATTGTATGTTTTCTCTCGAGATTTCTTTCTTAGCCTCTTCTACAAGGTTTTGTATTTTGATTGTTTGGGAAATGATAGAGGCAACAACCTGGAGAAAGTCCAAATAAGATTTTAAGTCTGTATGTTTGTGTTGGACTACAAAGGCATTTACAACGCCCAAGATGTTTTGTTCACTTGAAATCGGAGCACAAAGCAAACTTACGTTATTCGGATCATGTTTAAAATGAGATAAATATCCAACTCTATTTAAAAAATCTGGATGGGAAGCTACTGATTCAACGATGATCGCATCACCTGATTCAAAGACCTTTCCAGTAATGCCCTCACCAGGTTGGTAAGTGCCCTTTTCAAATTCTTCTTGGCTTAGTCCACAAGCTGCCACTATCCTTAAAAGCCCCTCTTCTTTTTTATAGAGAACGATGCTTCCTTTTTCCAATCGCAACGATTTTTCTATCGTCGACATGATTGCATCAAAGATCTCATTGAGGTCCAGAGTATTTGTAACAACCTTTGAGATTTCAATTAATGTAGATTGGATTTTTGTCTTTTGCTCCAAATTGCGTATTGTTTGTAAGTTTTTAAACACTTGGCCTGCTTGGTTTGCCAGAACGCTTACAATCTCCAACATTTCCGCAGTAAAGGCATTGAGCCTATTAGAATCTAAGGAAATAATCCCGATCACAGAATCATCCACAATCATTGGAGCAACTAACTCAGATTTGATGTCTTCTTTGATTTGGATGTAATCTGGATCTTTGGAAACATCATTGATCAGTTTGGCTTTCCCTGTC includes:
- a CDS encoding MGMT family protein; the encoded protein is MEKLNFYQQVYEIVKQIPFGKVTNYGHIALLLGKPRAARAVGYALTALKKDQEQHVPWQRVIAKDGRIPFRGDLLRASLQKKILLSEGLVFDASEKIDLNKQGWFPE
- a CDS encoding DUF455 family protein, whose product is MKFISDYAKHLLLSTSLEDKLLPVPPDLFSDENQVSLRITSPGRPSHLQFSKKKSKIPRIEHLNQLSQRGLALHHFANHELMAIELFSWALLAFPNISHKTKLGILRTIEEEQTHLKLYLDRMNDFGVTFGDIPLNYLFWKQTDRMHSIEEFSAIMSLSFEGANLDFSQIYAQAFLQHGDEKTAKIMVQVFEDEIKHVKRGVQILKTSESFQTDAWAYYQSLISFPFTPRRAKGFVYFPETRKMAGLPLSFIEALGEYQDEYTGKINWNGLGKINIENRVLRKSDLLSQSYV
- a CDS encoding sigma-54-dependent Fis family transcriptional regulator, which produces MNSTQDPDGLLELILDRCIHICAVESGSLMLIDEKLGVLDAVTSRGLNQQILKETKLKIGQGITGVAASTGKAKLINDVSKDPDYIQIKEDIKSELVAPMIVDDSVIGIISLDSNRLNAFTAEMLEIVSVLANQAGQVFKNLQTIRNLEQKTKIQSTLIEISKVVTNTLDLNEIFDAIMSTIEKSLRLEKGSIVLYKKEEGLLRIVAACGLSQEEFEKGTYQPGEGITGKVFESGDAIIVESVASHPDFLNRVGYLSHFKHDPNNVSLLCAPISSEQNILGVVNAFVVQHKHTDLKSYLDFLQVVASIISQTIKIQNLVEEAKKEISRENIQLKRELKNKYKFGSLIGKASIMEKLFEKIQLVADSRASVLITGESGTGKEMIANAIHYNSTRAENPFIKINCAAIPENLLESELFGHKKGSFTGAVSDKKGKFELADTGTIFLDEIGEMDLNLQSKLLRVLQEREIEAIGSTKAKKVDVRIIAATNAELEQLVAEKKFRADLFYRLNVVKINTPPLRERTEDIPLLINHFVEKYAKDNNKNIRGVTREASRILLRYPWPGNVRELENVIERAVVLSQDELLSEDDFSDLVSSLEVNGEPLVEVSQMPISEGVSQQDALDFTSGKLTPNQLDNLDGRAMEIVVNEVESRLIQYAMKKFRYTKTRVAKYLGINRNTLDKKIKELNIEY
- the thiD gene encoding bifunctional hydroxymethylpyrimidine kinase/phosphomethylpyrimidine kinase translates to MTESLPIVLTIAGSDSGGGAGVQADLKTFSSLGAFGTTVFTCLTAQNPDGVSAIHTVSLDFIKQQLDAVFQYFPVLACKTGMLFSEEIISLVSEYMRSKPVKLVVDPVMVATSGAKLLQDDAILALKEKCIPLASLITPNLDEAKLLLGKDIPSSSALESAAKELYEIYKVPILLKGGHLKDSKSAIDVLFDGKAIYSYQKPFLDLVNTHGTGCTYSSAITTFLAKGDSLPEAVGNAKEYLHRALETSVTTGKTKHLFHFAKD